A genome region from Ottowia testudinis includes the following:
- a CDS encoding polyprenyl synthetase family protein: MSAVEFTAWSTQQLAQVEQALSAWVPAEAPAGLGEAMRYAVLDGGKRLRPLLVLAAAEAVQGNAEAALRAACAVELIHAYSLVHDDMPCMDNDVLRRGKPTVHVQFGEARALLAGDALQALAFELLTPDGAEVPADMQSKLCRVLARAAGADGMAGGQAIDLASVGKPLGEAELRDMHERKTGALLQASVRMGAVCGSAVAPAARAALDDFGAAIGLAFQVVDDILDVTADSAALGKTAGKDAAADKPTYVSLLGLPAAQALADALCARAHAALTDSGLPGVERLRALADLVVKRRN; the protein is encoded by the coding sequence GTGAGCGCCGTCGAGTTCACCGCCTGGTCGACTCAGCAACTGGCGCAGGTCGAGCAGGCGCTGTCTGCCTGGGTTCCCGCCGAAGCGCCCGCTGGCTTGGGCGAGGCCATGCGTTACGCCGTGCTGGATGGCGGCAAGCGCCTGCGGCCGCTGCTGGTACTGGCCGCCGCTGAGGCGGTGCAGGGCAATGCAGAGGCTGCGTTGCGCGCGGCCTGCGCGGTGGAGCTGATTCACGCTTATTCGCTGGTGCACGACGACATGCCTTGCATGGACAACGATGTCTTGCGCCGTGGCAAACCGACGGTGCACGTGCAGTTCGGCGAAGCGCGCGCCTTGTTGGCGGGCGATGCGCTGCAGGCGCTGGCGTTCGAGTTGCTTACCCCCGATGGCGCGGAGGTGCCGGCGGACATGCAATCCAAATTGTGCCGCGTGCTGGCGCGTGCCGCTGGTGCCGATGGCATGGCGGGCGGCCAGGCCATCGATCTGGCAAGCGTTGGCAAGCCCCTCGGAGAAGCTGAGTTGCGCGACATGCATGAGCGCAAGACGGGTGCACTGCTGCAGGCCAGCGTTCGCATGGGGGCGGTTTGTGGCAGTGCCGTGGCGCCCGCGGCGCGCGCTGCACTCGACGATTTTGGTGCCGCCATTGGTTTGGCCTTTCAGGTCGTCGACGATATCCTGGATGTCACGGCGGACTCTGCCGCGCTCGGCAAGACGGCTGGCAAGGATGCCGCGGCCGACAAACCCACCTATGTATCGTTGCTCGGCCTGCCTGCGGCACAGGCGCTGGCCGATGCCTTGTGCGCACGCGCCCATGCGGCCCTGACGGACAGCGGCTTGCCGGGTGTTGAGCGCCTGCGCGCGCTGGCCGACCTGGTGGTCAAACGCAGGAACTGA
- the xseB gene encoding exodeoxyribonuclease VII small subunit: protein MPRKSATSSTLPATYGDAVLQLERLVDGLEADQLPLEELLGQYQRGSELLRYCRDRLQAVEDHVKLLGDGGSVKPWVAE from the coding sequence ATGCCGAGAAAGTCCGCCACCAGTTCCACGCTGCCCGCCACGTATGGCGACGCTGTGCTTCAGCTTGAGCGTCTCGTCGACGGCCTTGAGGCCGACCAGCTGCCGCTGGAAGAGTTGCTGGGGCAATATCAGCGCGGGAGCGAACTGCTGCGCTATTGCCGCGACCGTCTGCAGGCCGTTGAGGATCATGTCAAGTTGCTGGGCGATGGCGGCAGCGTCAAGCCGTGGGTCGCCGAGTGA